The following DNA comes from Miscanthus floridulus complete chloroplast genome, cultivar PI295762.
CATGTGAAATGGATGCATAAGGATGTTGTGCTCTGCCTGGAATACAATCATAAAGTTGAAAGTACCAGATATTCCTAAAGGCATACCATCAGAGAAACTTCCTTGACCAATAGGGTAAATCAAGAAAACAGCAGTAGCAGCTGCAACAGGAGCTGAATATGCAACAGCAATCCAAGGGCGCATACCCAGACGGAAACTAAGTTCCCACTCACGACCCATATAACAAGCTACACCAAGTAAGAAGTGTAGAACAATTAGCTCATAAGGACCGCCATTGTATAACCATTCATCAACAGATGCAGCTTCCCAAATTGGGTAAAAATGCAATCCGATCGCCGCAGAAGTAGGAATAATAGCACCAGAGATAATATTGTTTCCATAAAGTAAAGAACCAGAAACAGGCTCACGAATACCATCAATATCTACTGGAGGAGCAGCGATGAAGGCGATAATAAATACGGAAGTTGCGGTCAATAAGGTAGGGATCATCAAAACACCGAACCATCCAATGTAAAGACGGTTTTCGGTGCTAGTTATCCAGTTGCAGAAGCGACCCCACAGGCTTGTACTTTCGCGTCTCTCTAAAATTGCAGTCATGGTAAGATCTTGGTTTATTCAAATTGCAAGGACTCCCAAGCACACGTATTAACTAGAAAGAAAATAGATAATAGAAGGCTTGTTATTTAACAGTATAACATAGTCCATATACCAATGTCAACCAAGCTAGCCCCAACGATTGTATTTTCGTATAACTTCATTTACCAAATCCAAAAATTTTGGAAATGAAGTTAGTCAAAATTCAAAACTCAGATTGCTCTTTTCTATTTTCCATATGGGTTGCCCGGGACTCGAACCCGGAACTAGTCGGATGGAGTAGATAATTCTTCCTTGTTACAATAGAAAAAAACCCCTCCCCAAATCGTGCTTGCATTTTTCATTGCACACGACTTTCCCTATGTAGAAATAGCCAATTTCTATTCCGAAGAGGAAGTCCACTAATTTTTAGAATTTTTAATTAGTTAAAGTGATTCACCTACTATGGAACATTTCAGAATGGAAAATGTGCAAGTTTTATCTTGATATCGATCTTTTCTAGTTTATTAATTTTGTCTAATGATTAATTAAGAGTAAGAGGATTCACCAGGTCATTGATACGGATAATATCCAAATACCAAATACGCTCACTTTGTGATCCATGGAAAGAAAAGTGAATTGTTTTGGTTTTGGTGAACATCAAAGAAAAAACTTGCTCTTCTTCCGTAAAAAATTCTTCTAAAAATACCGAACCCAATCGTTGCATAAAAGTTCGTACCGTACTTTTATGTTTACGAGCTAAAGTTCTAGCACATGAAAGTCGAAGTATATATTTTAGTCGATACAAAGTCTGTTTTTTCGAAGATCCACTATGATAATGAAAAAGATTTCTACATATCCGACCAAAACGATCAAGAATATCCCAATCTGATAAATCAGTCCAAACGGGTTTACTAATAGGATGCCCCGATCCAGTACAAAATTGAGCTTTTGATAAGGATCCAACGAGGGGAGTTGCAGGGACTGTGGTATCGAATTTTTTCATTCGAGTATCTATTAGAAAAGAATTCTCCAGCATTTGATTCCTTACTAACAAAGTATTTATTGGTACACTTGAAAGGTACCCCAGAAAATCGAAGCAAGAGTTTGTTAATTGGTTTAGACGAATCCTTTGTGGTTGAGTCCAAAAATAGAAAAAATATTGCGAGAAATTTACAAGGTAAGATTTCCATTTCTTCTTCAAAAGAAGAGTGCCTTTTGATGCAAGAATTGCCTTTCCTTGATATCGAACATAATGCATAAGAGGATCCATAAAGAACCATACGGTTTTCCGAAAAAACCCCGGGTACATTACACCAAAATGTTCCATCTTCCCAGAAAAGATGATTCGTTCCAGAAAGGTTCCAGAAGATGTTAATCGTAAGCAAGAAGATTGTTTACGAAGAAACAACAAGAAAAATTCATATTCTGATACATAAGAGTTATATAGGAATCGAAATAGTCTTTTATTTTCTTTTTTCAAAATAAAAATGGATTTCATTGAAGTAATAAGACTATTCCAATTCGAATAATAGTGGAGAAAGAATCGCAATAAATGCAAAGAGGGAACATCTTGAATCCGGTATTCAAGGAGTTGAACCAGGATTTCTAAATGGATAGGATAGGGTATTTCTATATGTGATAGATAATGTAAATGCAAAAATTTGTCTTCTAAAAAGGGAAATATTGAATGAATAGATTGTAAATTTTGAAACTTTGGTATTTCTTTTTCTTCTGGACAAGGTAGTTGCCCTAGCGAGAGTGGGATTTCTACAACAATCCCAAACCCCTCAGATAGAATCTGAGAATAAAACTCAGAATAAAAATAATTGCGGTGATCAAACAATCGATCTTGGTTAGGATAATTAACCGAATTAATCAAAAAATTCTGCTGATACATTCGAATAATTAAACGTTTCACAAGTATTGAACTAAATTTCTTGTTATTACAACCAAAAATTTCCACAGGTTCGGAACCATTTAATCCATAATCATGACCAAATGCATAAATATATTCCTGAAAGAGAAGTGGGTAGACGAAGTAGTGTTGACGAGATTTCTGTTTTTCTGAATACCCTTCGAATTTTTCCATTTGTATTTCTACTTGAATCAGAGAAAAAAGCATTTCTCGGTTTATCAAATGATGATACATAGTGCAATATGGTCAGAACAAGGTGTTGCATAATACAAACCCAGGAAAGAAAGGGAGTCTAATCCATAGAACTTTTTCCGCTCCTTTTCTATCTAATTAGTTTATGTTTGTTCTAATTACAAAACAAACAAGAACAAATCTTTTATTTTTGCAGGCCAATCGCTCTTTTGACTTTGGAATACAGTCTCTTTATCAATATACTGTTTCTTTTACACATTCAAGTCATAACATCCCTTTTCAATCCATAATCAAGAATAATTAGGATTTCTAAAAAAAAAGTAAAGGGTCCACTCATAGGAAAACCTAACCTTTCCCTGCATTAGGCACTAATCTATTTTTAACGTCTAATTAGATCGGGGAATCCTTCCAATTAACCAATTAAGAAGTTAAGCTCGTTGCTTTTTTTTTTTATTTTACCAGAATTAGAGCCAGGCTCTATCCATTTATTCACTAGACCCAGAAAATCAGAATTTTTTGATAAAAAAAAAAAAAAAAGAAATTGATTTTATTACGACATGCTATTTTTTCCATTCATTACCTTTGAGGATCAGTCGTGGTCTTCTAGACTCTACCAAGAGTCTGGACGAATTTGTTGCTTCATCCAAATGTGTAAAAGATCATAGCCGCACTTAAAAGCCGAGTACTCTACCATTGAGTTAGCAACCCAGATAAAATAGGATCTCTTATATACGATCAAAATCTAAAAATCGATGAAATTACACCGGACGCTCCTGTCAAAACATTGAATTAGCAAGACATCAAAAGAAAGATTTTCTAATCCATTAAAAACACTAAAATACCAAAATGAACAGATCCGGTTCAATTTCACTAAGTCTAAGGGTAAAAAAAAAAAAGCAGCCCCAATCACAATGGCAAAATTGTGATTTTTTTGGCAATTTTTATTTAAAGAAGTAAAATAATCTTGTATGAGAGTACATGCAAGAGGGGCAACCCTATCATTTGAACGAAGTGTAGACAGAAATACCTAATATGGAGTGACAATAAAGAGACCCATCTATCTACAAATTCTATTTGTTCAATAGACCTTTGTCAATGGAAATACAATGTAATTAGATAGAAAAAGGAAATAAAATAGGGACTTTTGTTGGATTGGCACGATATAAATGCAGCAAAAAAAAATAGGACTAAGAAAGAGGCAAATTGTGTCTAAATAATTAAGGGGTACTAAGGACCCTCTCCTACTTTTTTATTCATTTAGTTCTTCAATTAACTCAAAGTTCTTTCTTTATCTTTAAAGAATTCTGCCTTCCTTAAAATATCATAAACTGTTCTTGTAGGTTGAGCACCCTTTTCAAGGAAATAGAGAATAGCTGGAACATTTAAACAAGTTTGATTCTTTATCGGATCATAAAAACCTACTTTTCGAAGATCTCTTCCTTCTCTTCGAGATCGAACATCAATTGCAACGATTCGATAGATAGCTTATTGGGATAGATGTAGATAAACAACCCCCCCTAGAAACGTATAGGAGGTTTTCTCCTCATACGGCTCGAGAAAATGATTCGAATTTCTGTCTATAATGCAAATAGATAGAAATTCGATTATGACTTGCATTAATTTCCTTAAAGAAAATAAAAAACCAATTTCATTTATACTCATGACTCAAGTTGGCTAATTTTGACTGACAAACTTCAAAAGAAAAACCCTTCGAAATTTTTTGAGTCGTCTCTAAACTCTTTTCTTTATCTCATCTCGAACAAATTGACTTTTATTCCTTATTCTGATCTAATTCTATTGTTGAGACGGTTGAAAATCGTGTTTACTTGTTCCGGAATCCTTTATCTTTGATTTGTGAAATCCTTGGGTTTAGACATTACTTCGGGAACTCCTATTCTTTTTTCTTTCAAAAGAGTAGCAACATACCCTTTCTTTTTTCTTATTTCCTTCGATAAAGCATCTCACTCTTCTATAGAAATCAAATATGAACAATTGATTCAGATAGACTTTTAATCAAAAAAGTTTTTCCAATCTTCCAAAATTAGACTTTTTCTTATTTTAACCTTTTGATTTCTATATTAAGGATAGACTGACAAAGTTGGCCTAATTTATTAGTTTTCACTAACCCTAGATTCTTTCCCTTGATCAAAAAGAAATTCTGTCCTCTCGAGCTCCATCGTGTACTATTTACTTTACTTACAAACAACCCAGCGCAAATTCGGTTCGGGACGAATAGAACAGACTATGTCGAGCCAAGAGCATTTTCATTACTATGGAAAATGATGGATAGCAAAATCCACAATCGATCATGTCCTTCAAGTCGCACGTTGCTTTCTACCACATCGTTTTAAACGAAGTTTTACCATAACATTCCTCTAATTTCATTGCAAAATGGTATCGAGAATTGATCCAATATGGATGGAATCATGAATAGTCATTGCTTTTGTATACTAATTAAAACCTGCTATCTATGGAGAAAATTGGATAAAAGAAATAAGTATTTATCGGGGAACACTCTGCAAAGATACAATTTATTTAAACCCATATTCTATCATATGAATGAAACATAGTTCGAAAAAGAGGAATAAAATAGTTTACTTAAGACTTATTTATTAGACTTATTTATTTTTATTATTGAATTTCCATTCTCAACAGAGAACTCAAGATGATCAATCCTGAAATGAGAAGGATCGACTCTTTCCCAACAAATAAACTATCAACCTCAAAAAAAGTGGAATTAATTTAATGAATTAATATATTTTTCTGTAACAAAAACAATTAACTATTAAACAAATAAGCTATTAAACAAATAAGCTATGCCAATGAAAAGATTGGTCGTTTTTGGGTAGTTATAAAATTCTCATACTTCTTCGACTCGAATAACAAAAGAAAGAAATTTTTTTTGTAAAGTAAAATTAAGGTCTTTGCTTTTACTTATAGCATTCTTTCTTTTACCTAAAAGAAAGAAAGAACTCAAAATAAAAAATAAGAAAAGTACGATTTTTTTAGAATCCATTCTAACCAACGAACAGTTCTTACCTTAACCTTACCGAAATGGATCATTCTAGATATTTAAAGAATCACAGATCGAGATCGTTTTCGCTTAACCAAAGAAAAGAAGGACGCTTCTTTTTTACTAATAATACAAGAAAACAAATAATACAACAAAAATCTATCTCTATCATAAAGGGATGGGTCTCATTTTCTATACAGTGTTTTACCTCATTAAATTTTTTTTTTTTTTTTCAATCAATTCGAAAGTAGAGTAGACAGAATATATGAATTTATCTCTAATCCTCACATTCCATTGATTTAGAAATGGATATTTGCAAATCAGATAATACCTAAAATAGAAAAATAGAGTCCCTATCCGTAGAATGGAAACCTTTTTCTTTTTTTTCGCGCCGATCTTGGTCAAAAGTTTTAAGGCCTGTGCTGAAACTAAAAACATCCTACTCTTTAATCTGGCCATGAAACATAGAATTAGAATACTCCCCCTCTTTTTTTTTACTTACTTTAGTTCTTTTGTTTTTGGAAAATAAATAGGGGGGTACTTCTTTTCTTTCATATTGGGTGTCAAATAGATCCTGTAAGAATTCCCACTTCATAGATACGGGGTATAAAGTTTATCAAAAAAGTTCAAATTTCAAAACACATATTCAAAACACATATGAGTAATGAGTAGTAGGGGCATATCCTGAATGTGCCTGATAGACAAAAATTTTTCATGAAAATAAAGATATTAAATTTGACTGGACTTGACACTTTATTTTTTGTTTTCTGAGAAAGAAAAAAATGCTTAGAAATGCATCTAATCTACGAGTTCATAAGAGAGAATTATTCTCTTTAATAAACTTTTGTGTCGTGCAGGGCACAATACGATTCTATCTTTCGCTTCATCAGAAAAAATCTGGGACGGAAGGATTCGAACCTCCGAGTAACGGGACCAAAACCCGCTGCCTTACCACTTGGCCACGCCCCATGTCATTTCGTTTTATGAGACACTAATAAACACTAT
Coding sequences within:
- the psbA gene encoding photosystem II protein D1 — its product is MTAILERRESTSLWGRFCNWITSTENRLYIGWFGVLMIPTLLTATSVFIIAFIAAPPVDIDGIREPVSGSLLYGNNIISGAIIPTSAAIGLHFYPIWEAASVDEWLYNGGPYELIVLHFLLGVACYMGREWELSFRLGMRPWIAVAYSAPVAAATAVFLIYPIGQGSFSDGMPLGISGTFNFMIVFQAEHNILMHPFHMLGVAGVFGGSLFSAMHGSLVTSSLIRETTENESANEGYKFGQEEETYNIVAAHGYFGRLIFQYASFNNSRSLHFFLAAWPVVGIWFTALGISTMAFNLNGFNFNQSVVDSQGRVINTWADIINRANLGMEVMHERNAHNFPLDLAALEVPSLNG
- the matK gene encoding maturase K — translated: MEKFEGYSEKQKSRQHYFVYPLLFQEYIYAFGHDYGLNGSEPVEIFGCNNKKFSSILVKRLIIRMYQQNFLINSVNYPNQDRLFDHRNYFYSEFYSQILSEGFGIVVEIPLSLGQLPCPEEKEIPKFQNLQSIHSIFPFLEDKFLHLHYLSHIEIPYPIHLEILVQLLEYRIQDVPSLHLLRFFLHYYSNWNSLITSMKSIFILKKENKRLFRFLYNSYVSEYEFFLLFLRKQSSCLRLTSSGTFLERIIFSGKMEHFGVMYPGFFRKTVWFFMDPLMHYVRYQGKAILASKGTLLLKKKWKSYLVNFSQYFFYFWTQPQRIRLNQLTNSCFDFLGYLSSVPINTLLVRNQMLENSFLIDTRMKKFDTTVPATPLVGSLSKAQFCTGSGHPISKPVWTDLSDWDILDRFGRICRNLFHYHSGSSKKQTLYRLKYILRLSCARTLARKHKSTVRTFMQRLGSVFLEEFFTEEEQVFSLMFTKTKTIHFSFHGSQSERIWYLDIIRINDLVNPLTLN
- the rps16 gene encoding ribosomal protein 16, which translates into the protein MVKLRLKRCGRKQPIYRIVAIDVRSRREGRDLRKVGFYDPIKNQTCLNVPAILYFLEKGAQPTRTVYDILRKAEFFKDKERTLS